The following coding sequences are from one Humulus lupulus chromosome X, drHumLupu1.1, whole genome shotgun sequence window:
- the LOC133803306 gene encoding RNA-binding KH domain-containing protein RCF3-like — protein MSVSLTPSKRQRDDSLTEPDGKGNRRNQPSMNSSGSVFFRVLCPASKVDCLIGEGSSLVSQIQQETGVELRVEEAIPDCDERVFVIGFEKEGDGAGEEEQEEEAKDDCETKEEEDKRISSLKKAMVLVVERMIEEHRETDGGDEKSKKSSPFVLRLLVLSTQVGCILGKGGCVIKQMASDSGAQIRILPRDKLPPCASSLDELVQITGEVEAVRKALNFVSLQLLGNPLRDHDVFSTNVTAPSSHLFDQPRPRPEAFPSSNRSFSAQGAPYADGPRDVDFHSSAPPLVPKFHDGFHSRMKPALEILTFRILCPAERVGAVIGKGGTIIKAIQQDTGCEVKVIEEGMSGSQDRVIAVSGHVHPDDRVSAVQDAFLRVQSRIVRAAPDSKEQSVTARLLISSNQIGCLLGKGGSIITEMRKLSRAHIRIWGKDQIPNCALEDEEVVQISGEFESVQDALIQISTRLQHNFFRDAFPSINHPTNPALFDPPFLPYLGPRELSPPGMHSNYGPSFHKFDLHRHGGFQPRDDRVPFMHDFHRFGGPTLSERRPWGPQRLLEGGGPGLPDFGRFPERERVGQSAVVSSTTVEVVVPHSVVPAIYGEDGECLKQIRQISDANITIMEPEAGAVETVIIISGIPEQTHAAQSLIQAFVISETEST, from the exons ATGTCTGTATCATTGACACCCTCGAAGAGACAACGCGATGACAGTCTCACGGAGCCAGACGGGAAAGGAAATCGGCGAAATCAGCCTTCTATGAATTCTTCCGGTAGTGTTTTTTTTCGTGTTCTGTGTCCTGCTTCGAAAGTTGATTGTCTTATTGGAGAAGGGAGTTCTTTAGTTTCACAGATTCAGCAAGAAACTGGTGTAGAACTCAGAGTTGAGGAAGCGATTCCTGATTGCGACGAGAGAGTTTTCGTTATTGGTTTTGAGAAAGAGGGTGATGGAGCTGgtgaagaagaacaagaagaagaagccAAAGATGATTGTGAgacaaaggaagaagaagataagAGGATTTCGTCACTTAAGAAGGCTATGGTACTTGTTGTTGAGAGAATGATTGAAGAACATCGAGAAACTGATGGAGGGGATGAAAAAAGCAAGAAATCTTCACCATTTGTTTTGAGGTTACTTGTACTCTCAACTCAAGTGGGATGCATTTTGGGAAAAGGTGGCTGTGTGATCAAGCAAATGGCATCTGATAGTGGTGCGCAAATTCGAATTCTTCCAAGGGACAAACTTCCTCCATGCGCATCATCGTTGGATGAATTGGTTCAG ATTACTGGGGAAGTTGAGGCAGTAAGAAAAGCTCTTAACTTTGTCTCTCTTCAGCTTTTGGGGAATCCCCTCCGTGATCATGACGTTTTCTCTACCAATGTTACGGCACCATCCTCTCATTTATTTGATCAACCTCGTCCTAGACCTGAAGCATTCCCATCATCTAATCGTTCTTTTTCTGCTCAAGGAGCACCCTATGCTGATGGGCCTCGTGATGTTGATTTTCATTCTTCTGCTCCCCCATTAGTACCTAAATTTCATGATGGTTTCCATAGTCGAATGAAGCCAGCACTAGAAATACTAACCTTCCGGATATTATGCCCTGCTGAAAGAGTGGGGGCTGTAATTGGAAAAGGTGGAACAATTATCAAGGCAATTCAGCAAGACACTGGTTGTGAGGTTAAAGTCATAGAAGAAGGCATGTCTGGTTCTCAGGATCGTGTTATTGCTGTATCTGGTCATGTG CATCCAGATGATCGGGTATCAGCTGTTCAAGATGCATTTCTTCGTGTCCAAAGTAGAATAGTCCGGGCAGCACCTGACAGTAAGGAGCAGAGTGTGACAGCCAGGCTTCTTATTTCCTCCAATCAGATTGGCTGTCTTCTTGGCAAGGGTGGTTCCATCATAACAGAAATGAGAAAGTTATCACGAGCACATATTCGTATATGGGGCAAGGATCAAATTCCAAATTGTGCTTTAGAAGATGAAGAAGTAGTTCAG ATAAGTGGAGAGTTCGAATCAGTTCAAGATGCTCTTATACAGATCAGCACTAGGTTGCAGCATAATTTTTTTCGTGATGCTTTTCCTTCTATTAATCATCCCACAAATCCTGCACTTTTTGATCCTCCATTCCTGCCATATTTGGGACCGCGGGAGCTCTCACCTCCAGGAATGCATTCAAACTATGGCCCATCTTTTCACAAGTTTGATTTGCACCGACATGGTGGTTTCCAACCTCGTGATGATCGTGTCCCTTTCATGCATGATTTCCATAGGTTTGGTGGCCCAACACTATCTGAAAGAAGACCGTGGGGTCCTCAG AGACTTCTTGAAGGTGGTGGTCCAGGTCTGCCAGACTTTGGTAGATTTCCCGAAAGAGAAAG AGTTGGCCAGTCGGCTGTAGTTTCTAGCACCACTGTTGAAGTTGTTGTTCCTCATTCAGTTGTTCCAGCAATTTATGGAGAAGATGGTGAATGTTTGAAACAAATTCGTCAG ATTTCTGATGCAAATATTACTATTATGGAGCCTGAGGCTGGAGCGGTGGAAACTGTGATAATTATATCTGGAATACCGGAACAGACTCATGCTGCACAGAGTCTAATTCAAGCATTTGTGATTAGTGAGACTGAGTCTACTTAA